A window of the Tursiops truncatus isolate mTurTru1 chromosome 14, mTurTru1.mat.Y, whole genome shotgun sequence genome harbors these coding sequences:
- the THNSL2 gene encoding threonine synthase-like 2 isoform X4, whose product MLATASLCQSHSLGNQNSSRSMLAHSLSHRWKASGGFVPRGQGFPSGPGTEASRIMWYVSTRGMAPRVDFEGALFSGYAPDGGLYMPEKLPQLDRDTLRQWSVASYPSLVKELCSLFIGPELIPRDDLNDLIDRAFSRFRHKEVVHLSRLRNGLNVLELWHGVTYAFKDLSLCCAAQFLQYFLEKRKKHITVVVGTSGDTGSAAIESVQGAENVDIIVLLPKGRCTKIQELQMTTVLRENVHVFGVEGNSDELDEPIKAVFADVAFVKEHSLMSLNSINWSRVLVQMAHHFFAYFRCAPTLDLHPLPPVEVVVPSGGAGSLAAGFIAQKMGLPIHLVVAVNSNDIIHRTVQRGDFSLSEAVKPTLASAMDIQVPYNMERIFWLLSGSDSQVTRALMEQFERTRGVSLPKELHSKEGGVPTTKQQEGSSALTLCSVLLSNKTTYTNLLIHEPNPN is encoded by the exons ATGCTTGCCACGGCTTCTCTGTGTCAGAGTCACAGTCTAGGGAACCAGAATTCCTCCAGGTCAATGCTAGCTCATTCCCTTTCTCATAGGTGGAAGGCTTCAGGTGGCTTTGTCCCCAGAGGGCAGGGGTTCCCCTCTGGCCCTGGCACAGAA GCCTCCAGGATCATGTGGTACGTCAGTACTCGGGGGATGGCCCCACGCGTTGACTTTGAAGGGGCCCTTTTCTCTGGCTATGCTCCGGATGGGGGCCTCTACATGCCCGAGAAGCTGCCTCAGCTGGACAGAGACACCCTGCGTCAGTGGAGTGTGGCCTCCTACCCCAGCCTGGTGAAGGAGCTGTGTAGCCTCTTCATTGGCCCCGAGCTCATTCCAAGAGATGACTTAAATG ATCTGATCGACCGAGCCTTCAGCAGATTCCGACACAAAGAGGTGGTCCATCTATCCAGACTGAGGAATGGGCTGAACGTGCTGGAGCTGTGGCATGGGGTCACCTACGCGTTTAAGGACCTGTCCCTGTGCTGCGCAGCACAGTTCCTGCAGTACTtcctggagaagaggaagaaacacatcACCGTGGTTGTAG GAACTTCTGGGGACACAGGGAGTGCTGCTATCGAGAGTGTTCAGGGGGCAGAGAACGTGGACATCATTGTTCTGCTGCCCAAAGGTCGCTGCACAAAGATTCAGGAGCTCCAGATGACGACAGTGCTGAGAGAGAATGTCCACGTGTTTGGAG TGGAGGGGAACAGCGATGAGCTGGACGAGCCCATCAAGGCCGTGTTTGCCGACGTGGCCTTTGTCAAGGAGCACAGTCTGATGAGTCTGAATTCCATCAACTGGTCCCGGGTCCTCGTGCAAATGGCCCACCACTTCTTCGCTTATTTCCGGTGTGCACCAACCTTAGACTTGCACCCACTGCCCCCCGTGGAGGTGGTTGTACCATCGGGGGGTGCCGGTAGCCTCGCAG CTGGGTTCATCGCTCAGAAGATGGGCCTGCCCATCCACCTGGTCGTGGCAGTGAACTCCAATGACATCATCCACAGGACCGTCCAGCGGGGAGACTTCTCTCTGTCTGAGGCCGTCAAACCAACCTTGGCATCAGCTATGGACATTCAG GTGCCGTACAACATGGAGAGGATCTTCTGGCTGCTCTCTGGCTCTGACAGCCAGGTGACGAGAGCCCTCATGGAGCAGTTTGAAAGGACCCGAGGTGTGAGTCTGCCCAAGGAATTGCACAGCAAG GAAGGGGGCGTGCCAACAACAAAGCAGCAGGAAGGCTCGAGTGCCCTTACCCTGTGTTCCGTCCTGTTGTCGAACAAGACTACATACACTAATTTGCTGATTCATGAGCCAAATCCTAACTAA
- the THNSL2 gene encoding threonine synthase-like 2 isoform X3, giving the protein MLATASLCQSHSLGNQNSSRSMLAHSLSHRWKASGGFVPRGQGFPSGPGTEASRIMWYVSTRGMAPRVDFEGALFSGYAPDGGLYMPEKLPQLDRDTLRQWSVASYPSLVKELCSLFIGPELIPRDDLNDLIDRAFSRFRHKEVVHLSRLRNGLNVLELWHGVTYAFKDLSLCCAAQFLQYFLEKRKKHITVVVGTSGDTGSAAIESVQGAENVDIIVLLPKGRCTKIQELQMTTVLRENVHVFGVEGNSDELDEPIKAVFADVAFVKEHSLMSLNSINWSRVLVQMAHHFFAYFRCAPTLDLHPLPPVEVVVPSGGAGSLAAGFIAQKMGLPIHLVVAVNSNDIIHRTVQRGDFSLSEAVKPTLASAMDIQVPYNMERIFWLLSGSDSQVTRALMEQFERTRGVSLPKELHSKPSPLLSGSRLCSQVPGGRAGCRADPGDSRGDPRPGAQGGALYPDAEG; this is encoded by the exons ATGCTTGCCACGGCTTCTCTGTGTCAGAGTCACAGTCTAGGGAACCAGAATTCCTCCAGGTCAATGCTAGCTCATTCCCTTTCTCATAGGTGGAAGGCTTCAGGTGGCTTTGTCCCCAGAGGGCAGGGGTTCCCCTCTGGCCCTGGCACAGAA GCCTCCAGGATCATGTGGTACGTCAGTACTCGGGGGATGGCCCCACGCGTTGACTTTGAAGGGGCCCTTTTCTCTGGCTATGCTCCGGATGGGGGCCTCTACATGCCCGAGAAGCTGCCTCAGCTGGACAGAGACACCCTGCGTCAGTGGAGTGTGGCCTCCTACCCCAGCCTGGTGAAGGAGCTGTGTAGCCTCTTCATTGGCCCCGAGCTCATTCCAAGAGATGACTTAAATG ATCTGATCGACCGAGCCTTCAGCAGATTCCGACACAAAGAGGTGGTCCATCTATCCAGACTGAGGAATGGGCTGAACGTGCTGGAGCTGTGGCATGGGGTCACCTACGCGTTTAAGGACCTGTCCCTGTGCTGCGCAGCACAGTTCCTGCAGTACTtcctggagaagaggaagaaacacatcACCGTGGTTGTAG GAACTTCTGGGGACACAGGGAGTGCTGCTATCGAGAGTGTTCAGGGGGCAGAGAACGTGGACATCATTGTTCTGCTGCCCAAAGGTCGCTGCACAAAGATTCAGGAGCTCCAGATGACGACAGTGCTGAGAGAGAATGTCCACGTGTTTGGAG TGGAGGGGAACAGCGATGAGCTGGACGAGCCCATCAAGGCCGTGTTTGCCGACGTGGCCTTTGTCAAGGAGCACAGTCTGATGAGTCTGAATTCCATCAACTGGTCCCGGGTCCTCGTGCAAATGGCCCACCACTTCTTCGCTTATTTCCGGTGTGCACCAACCTTAGACTTGCACCCACTGCCCCCCGTGGAGGTGGTTGTACCATCGGGGGGTGCCGGTAGCCTCGCAG CTGGGTTCATCGCTCAGAAGATGGGCCTGCCCATCCACCTGGTCGTGGCAGTGAACTCCAATGACATCATCCACAGGACCGTCCAGCGGGGAGACTTCTCTCTGTCTGAGGCCGTCAAACCAACCTTGGCATCAGCTATGGACATTCAG GTGCCGTACAACATGGAGAGGATCTTCTGGCTGCTCTCTGGCTCTGACAGCCAGGTGACGAGAGCCCTCATGGAGCAGTTTGAAAGGACCCGAGGTGTGAGTCTGCCCAAGGAATTGCACAGCAAG CCCTCCCCGCTGTTGTCTGGCTCCCGCCTCTGCAGCCAAGTTCCCGGAGGCCGTGCTGGCTGCCGGGCTGACCCCGGAGACTCCCGCGGAGATCCTCGCCCTGGAGCACAAGGAGGCGCGCTGTACCCCGATGCGGAAGGGTGA
- the THNSL2 gene encoding threonine synthase-like 2 isoform X1, with translation MLATASLCQSHSLGNQNSSRSMLAHSLSHRWKASGGFVPRGQGFPSGPGTEASRIMWYVSTRGMAPRVDFEGALFSGYAPDGGLYMPEKLPQLDRDTLRQWSVASYPSLVKELCSLFIGPELIPRDDLNDLIDRAFSRFRHKEVVHLSRLRNGLNVLELWHGVTYAFKDLSLCCAAQFLQYFLEKRKKHITVVVGTSGDTGSAAIESVQGAENVDIIVLLPKGRCTKIQELQMTTVLRENVHVFGVEGNSDELDEPIKAVFADVAFVKEHSLMSLNSINWSRVLVQMAHHFFAYFRCAPTLDLHPLPPVEVVVPSGGAGSLAAGFIAQKMGLPIHLVVAVNSNDIIHRTVQRGDFSLSEAVKPTLASAMDIQVPYNMERIFWLLSGSDSQVTRALMEQFERTRGVSLPKELHSKLSEAVISQSVSDEAITQTMGRCWEENQYLLCPHSAVAVSYHYQQVDGRQPSPPRCCLAPASAAKFPEAVLAAGLTPETPAEILALEHKEARCTPMRKGDDWTRMLRGLIEDLSRQWRGRFRNAPA, from the exons ATGCTTGCCACGGCTTCTCTGTGTCAGAGTCACAGTCTAGGGAACCAGAATTCCTCCAGGTCAATGCTAGCTCATTCCCTTTCTCATAGGTGGAAGGCTTCAGGTGGCTTTGTCCCCAGAGGGCAGGGGTTCCCCTCTGGCCCTGGCACAGAA GCCTCCAGGATCATGTGGTACGTCAGTACTCGGGGGATGGCCCCACGCGTTGACTTTGAAGGGGCCCTTTTCTCTGGCTATGCTCCGGATGGGGGCCTCTACATGCCCGAGAAGCTGCCTCAGCTGGACAGAGACACCCTGCGTCAGTGGAGTGTGGCCTCCTACCCCAGCCTGGTGAAGGAGCTGTGTAGCCTCTTCATTGGCCCCGAGCTCATTCCAAGAGATGACTTAAATG ATCTGATCGACCGAGCCTTCAGCAGATTCCGACACAAAGAGGTGGTCCATCTATCCAGACTGAGGAATGGGCTGAACGTGCTGGAGCTGTGGCATGGGGTCACCTACGCGTTTAAGGACCTGTCCCTGTGCTGCGCAGCACAGTTCCTGCAGTACTtcctggagaagaggaagaaacacatcACCGTGGTTGTAG GAACTTCTGGGGACACAGGGAGTGCTGCTATCGAGAGTGTTCAGGGGGCAGAGAACGTGGACATCATTGTTCTGCTGCCCAAAGGTCGCTGCACAAAGATTCAGGAGCTCCAGATGACGACAGTGCTGAGAGAGAATGTCCACGTGTTTGGAG TGGAGGGGAACAGCGATGAGCTGGACGAGCCCATCAAGGCCGTGTTTGCCGACGTGGCCTTTGTCAAGGAGCACAGTCTGATGAGTCTGAATTCCATCAACTGGTCCCGGGTCCTCGTGCAAATGGCCCACCACTTCTTCGCTTATTTCCGGTGTGCACCAACCTTAGACTTGCACCCACTGCCCCCCGTGGAGGTGGTTGTACCATCGGGGGGTGCCGGTAGCCTCGCAG CTGGGTTCATCGCTCAGAAGATGGGCCTGCCCATCCACCTGGTCGTGGCAGTGAACTCCAATGACATCATCCACAGGACCGTCCAGCGGGGAGACTTCTCTCTGTCTGAGGCCGTCAAACCAACCTTGGCATCAGCTATGGACATTCAG GTGCCGTACAACATGGAGAGGATCTTCTGGCTGCTCTCTGGCTCTGACAGCCAGGTGACGAGAGCCCTCATGGAGCAGTTTGAAAGGACCCGAGGTGTGAGTCTGCCCAAGGAATTGCACAGCAAG CTTTCAGAGGCAGTAATTTCTCAGTCAGTGTCAGACGAGGCCATCACCCAGACCATGGGCCGCTGCTGGGAAGAGAACCAGTACTTGCTGTGCCCTCACTCGGCCGTGGCTGTGAGCTACCATTACCAGCAGGTGGACGGGAGGCAGCCCAG CCCTCCCCGCTGTTGTCTGGCTCCCGCCTCTGCAGCCAAGTTCCCGGAGGCCGTGCTGGCTGCCGGGCTGACCCCGGAGACTCCCGCGGAGATCCTCGCCCTGGAGCACAAGGAGGCGCGCTGTACCCCGATGCGGAAGGGTGACGACTGGACGCGGATGCTTCGGGGCCTGATTGAGGACCTGAGCCGGCAGTGGCGGGGGCGCTTCCGGAACGCGCCGGCATAG
- the THNSL2 gene encoding threonine synthase-like 2 isoform X2, whose amino-acid sequence MWYVSTRGMAPRVDFEGALFSGYAPDGGLYMPEKLPQLDRDTLRQWSVASYPSLVKELCSLFIGPELIPRDDLNDLIDRAFSRFRHKEVVHLSRLRNGLNVLELWHGVTYAFKDLSLCCAAQFLQYFLEKRKKHITVVVGTSGDTGSAAIESVQGAENVDIIVLLPKGRCTKIQELQMTTVLRENVHVFGVEGNSDELDEPIKAVFADVAFVKEHSLMSLNSINWSRVLVQMAHHFFAYFRCAPTLDLHPLPPVEVVVPSGGAGSLAAGFIAQKMGLPIHLVVAVNSNDIIHRTVQRGDFSLSEAVKPTLASAMDIQVPYNMERIFWLLSGSDSQVTRALMEQFERTRGVSLPKELHSKLSEAVISQSVSDEAITQTMGRCWEENQYLLCPHSAVAVSYHYQQVDGRQPSPPRCCLAPASAAKFPEAVLAAGLTPETPAEILALEHKEARCTPMRKGDDWTRMLRGLIEDLSRQWRGRFRNAPA is encoded by the exons ATGTGGTACGTCAGTACTCGGGGGATGGCCCCACGCGTTGACTTTGAAGGGGCCCTTTTCTCTGGCTATGCTCCGGATGGGGGCCTCTACATGCCCGAGAAGCTGCCTCAGCTGGACAGAGACACCCTGCGTCAGTGGAGTGTGGCCTCCTACCCCAGCCTGGTGAAGGAGCTGTGTAGCCTCTTCATTGGCCCCGAGCTCATTCCAAGAGATGACTTAAATG ATCTGATCGACCGAGCCTTCAGCAGATTCCGACACAAAGAGGTGGTCCATCTATCCAGACTGAGGAATGGGCTGAACGTGCTGGAGCTGTGGCATGGGGTCACCTACGCGTTTAAGGACCTGTCCCTGTGCTGCGCAGCACAGTTCCTGCAGTACTtcctggagaagaggaagaaacacatcACCGTGGTTGTAG GAACTTCTGGGGACACAGGGAGTGCTGCTATCGAGAGTGTTCAGGGGGCAGAGAACGTGGACATCATTGTTCTGCTGCCCAAAGGTCGCTGCACAAAGATTCAGGAGCTCCAGATGACGACAGTGCTGAGAGAGAATGTCCACGTGTTTGGAG TGGAGGGGAACAGCGATGAGCTGGACGAGCCCATCAAGGCCGTGTTTGCCGACGTGGCCTTTGTCAAGGAGCACAGTCTGATGAGTCTGAATTCCATCAACTGGTCCCGGGTCCTCGTGCAAATGGCCCACCACTTCTTCGCTTATTTCCGGTGTGCACCAACCTTAGACTTGCACCCACTGCCCCCCGTGGAGGTGGTTGTACCATCGGGGGGTGCCGGTAGCCTCGCAG CTGGGTTCATCGCTCAGAAGATGGGCCTGCCCATCCACCTGGTCGTGGCAGTGAACTCCAATGACATCATCCACAGGACCGTCCAGCGGGGAGACTTCTCTCTGTCTGAGGCCGTCAAACCAACCTTGGCATCAGCTATGGACATTCAG GTGCCGTACAACATGGAGAGGATCTTCTGGCTGCTCTCTGGCTCTGACAGCCAGGTGACGAGAGCCCTCATGGAGCAGTTTGAAAGGACCCGAGGTGTGAGTCTGCCCAAGGAATTGCACAGCAAG CTTTCAGAGGCAGTAATTTCTCAGTCAGTGTCAGACGAGGCCATCACCCAGACCATGGGCCGCTGCTGGGAAGAGAACCAGTACTTGCTGTGCCCTCACTCGGCCGTGGCTGTGAGCTACCATTACCAGCAGGTGGACGGGAGGCAGCCCAG CCCTCCCCGCTGTTGTCTGGCTCCCGCCTCTGCAGCCAAGTTCCCGGAGGCCGTGCTGGCTGCCGGGCTGACCCCGGAGACTCCCGCGGAGATCCTCGCCCTGGAGCACAAGGAGGCGCGCTGTACCCCGATGCGGAAGGGTGACGACTGGACGCGGATGCTTCGGGGCCTGATTGAGGACCTGAGCCGGCAGTGGCGGGGGCGCTTCCGGAACGCGCCGGCATAG
- the THNSL2 gene encoding threonine synthase-like 2 isoform X5: MLATASLCQSHSLGNQNSSRSMLAHSLSHRWKASGGFVPRGQGFPSGPGTEASRIMWYVSTRGMAPRVDFEGALFSGYAPDGGLYMPEKLPQLDRDTLRQWSVASYPSLVKELCSLFIGPELIPRDDLNDLIDRAFSRFRHKEVVHLSRLRNGLNVLELWHGVTYAFKDLSLCCAAQFLQYFLEKRKKHITVVVGTSGDTGSAAIESVQGAENVDIIVLLPKGRCTKIQELQMTTVLRENVHVFGVEGNSDELDEPIKAVFADVAFVKEHSLMSLNSINWSRVLVQMAHHFFAYFRCAPTLDLHPLPPVEVVVPSGGAGSLAAGFIAQKMGLPIHLVVAVNSNDIIHRTVQRGDFSLSEAVKPTLASAMDIQVPYNMERIFWLLSGSDSQVTRALMEQFERTRGVSLPKELHSKWIACGPVFGSPG; encoded by the exons ATGCTTGCCACGGCTTCTCTGTGTCAGAGTCACAGTCTAGGGAACCAGAATTCCTCCAGGTCAATGCTAGCTCATTCCCTTTCTCATAGGTGGAAGGCTTCAGGTGGCTTTGTCCCCAGAGGGCAGGGGTTCCCCTCTGGCCCTGGCACAGAA GCCTCCAGGATCATGTGGTACGTCAGTACTCGGGGGATGGCCCCACGCGTTGACTTTGAAGGGGCCCTTTTCTCTGGCTATGCTCCGGATGGGGGCCTCTACATGCCCGAGAAGCTGCCTCAGCTGGACAGAGACACCCTGCGTCAGTGGAGTGTGGCCTCCTACCCCAGCCTGGTGAAGGAGCTGTGTAGCCTCTTCATTGGCCCCGAGCTCATTCCAAGAGATGACTTAAATG ATCTGATCGACCGAGCCTTCAGCAGATTCCGACACAAAGAGGTGGTCCATCTATCCAGACTGAGGAATGGGCTGAACGTGCTGGAGCTGTGGCATGGGGTCACCTACGCGTTTAAGGACCTGTCCCTGTGCTGCGCAGCACAGTTCCTGCAGTACTtcctggagaagaggaagaaacacatcACCGTGGTTGTAG GAACTTCTGGGGACACAGGGAGTGCTGCTATCGAGAGTGTTCAGGGGGCAGAGAACGTGGACATCATTGTTCTGCTGCCCAAAGGTCGCTGCACAAAGATTCAGGAGCTCCAGATGACGACAGTGCTGAGAGAGAATGTCCACGTGTTTGGAG TGGAGGGGAACAGCGATGAGCTGGACGAGCCCATCAAGGCCGTGTTTGCCGACGTGGCCTTTGTCAAGGAGCACAGTCTGATGAGTCTGAATTCCATCAACTGGTCCCGGGTCCTCGTGCAAATGGCCCACCACTTCTTCGCTTATTTCCGGTGTGCACCAACCTTAGACTTGCACCCACTGCCCCCCGTGGAGGTGGTTGTACCATCGGGGGGTGCCGGTAGCCTCGCAG CTGGGTTCATCGCTCAGAAGATGGGCCTGCCCATCCACCTGGTCGTGGCAGTGAACTCCAATGACATCATCCACAGGACCGTCCAGCGGGGAGACTTCTCTCTGTCTGAGGCCGTCAAACCAACCTTGGCATCAGCTATGGACATTCAG GTGCCGTACAACATGGAGAGGATCTTCTGGCTGCTCTCTGGCTCTGACAGCCAGGTGACGAGAGCCCTCATGGAGCAGTTTGAAAGGACCCGAGGTGTGAGTCTGCCCAAGGAATTGCACAGCAAG